The genomic segment TACCAGCTTCGAGGATAGCTTCTTTTTCTACATAAGACTGCGGGTCAAGACGGGCAAAAATCTGTCCACCTACGCCTTTAATCGCACATGCAGCGATTACGCCTTCCGGTGTACCACCTGTTCCCATCATAACATCAACTTCACTTCTAGGATCAACAGCCATCAACGCGCCTGCAACATCACCATCAGTATGCAGCTGAATACGTGCACCAGCTTCACGAATTTTAGCAATAAGCTGTTCATGACGCGGTTTGTCGAGAACAAAAACAACAAGGTCATCAACATCTTTACCAAGCGCCTTGGCAATGTTGTTCAAGTTTTCTTTAACAGGAGCATCGATGTCAACAACGTCTTTTGCTGCCGGTGGTACAACAAGCTTCTGCATGTAGTAGCTTGGACCAGGGTTGTACATAGTCCCTGCCGGAGCAGTACCTACAACAGAAATTGCATTAGGACGACCATATGCAAGAAGGTTTGTACCTTCAACAGGGTCAACCGCAACATCTACTTGTGGTCCTTTACCCATGCCAAGCTTTTCACCATTGAAGAGCATAGGCGCATCATCTTTTTCACCCTCACCGATAATGACTGTGCCGGAAAGGTACAAATTATTAAAGGCGAAACGCATTGCATCAACGGCTGCACCGTCGCCCT from the Halodesulfovibrio sp. genome contains:
- the glpX gene encoding class II fructose-bisphosphatase; its protein translation is MEAAHRNLALDLVRVTEAAALASGRWLGKGKKNEGDGAAVDAMRFAFNNLYLSGTVIIGEGEKDDAPMLFNGEKLGMGKGPQVDVAVDPVEGTNLLAYGRPNAISVVGTAPAGTMYNPGPSYYMQKLVVPPAAKDVVDIDAPVKENLNNIAKALGKDVDDLVVFVLDKPRHEQLIAKIREAGARIQLHTDGDVAGALMAVDPRSEVDVMMGTGGTPEGVIAACAIKGVGGQIFARLDPQSYVEKEAILEAGIDLREIHTVNTLVRSDEVYFAATGISGGTFLRGVQYTGNGAVTHSMVIKGHSGSIRYLESIHNWDRARPEGL